The following proteins are encoded in a genomic region of Pseudomonas sp. Os17:
- a CDS encoding ketoacyl-ACP synthase III has protein sequence MIGIKSIASYVPVAGVDNYAQGAKFAKDEDFILGKIGSAFLPRKDAGQETSDLCVEAVNALFASNPELKREAIDVLIVVTQNGDEEGLPHTAAIVQDKLGLPTTVAAFDISLGCSGYVYGIYAIKGFMEAAGLKNGLLVTADPYSKIVDPEDRNTTMLFGDAATATWLGEGATWQLGKAKFGTDGSGAPHLKVSDGVFFMNGRQVFNFALLKVPAHLHELLAESGLQPDDIDAFCIHQGSAAIVDAVARRFEGDPDKFIKDMVETGNTVSSSIPLLLEKHMFDSSWKRVALSGFGVGLSWGSAIIYRA, from the coding sequence ATGATTGGCATAAAAAGCATTGCGAGCTACGTGCCTGTAGCCGGCGTGGACAATTACGCACAAGGTGCAAAATTCGCCAAGGATGAAGACTTCATCCTGGGCAAGATCGGTTCTGCTTTTCTGCCGCGCAAAGACGCCGGGCAAGAGACTTCCGATCTGTGTGTCGAAGCGGTCAATGCCCTGTTCGCCAGTAACCCGGAGCTCAAGCGCGAAGCCATCGACGTATTGATCGTGGTCACCCAGAACGGAGACGAGGAAGGGTTGCCCCACACCGCCGCGATCGTGCAGGACAAATTGGGCCTGCCGACTACCGTCGCGGCTTTCGATATCTCCCTGGGCTGTTCCGGGTATGTCTACGGTATCTATGCCATCAAGGGCTTCATGGAAGCTGCGGGCCTGAAAAACGGCCTGTTGGTCACCGCCGATCCCTATTCGAAGATCGTCGATCCCGAAGATCGCAACACCACCATGCTGTTCGGCGATGCCGCCACTGCCACCTGGCTGGGCGAGGGCGCGACCTGGCAGTTGGGCAAGGCCAAGTTCGGCACCGACGGTTCCGGCGCTCCGCACCTGAAGGTCAGCGATGGCGTGTTCTTCATGAACGGTCGTCAGGTGTTCAACTTCGCGTTGCTCAAGGTGCCGGCGCATCTGCATGAGTTGCTGGCCGAGTCGGGCTTGCAGCCGGACGATATCGATGCGTTCTGCATTCACCAGGGCAGTGCGGCCATTGTCGACGCCGTGGCCCGGCGCTTTGAGGGCGATCCGGACAAGTTCATCAAGGACATGGTGGAAACCGGTAATACGGTTTCCTCGAGCATTCCGCTGTTGCTGGAAAAACACATGTTCGATTCCAGCTGGAAGCGCGTGGCCTTGAGTGGCTTTGGCGTTGGCCTGTCCTGGGGCTCGGCGATCATCTATCGCGCCTGA
- the pseF gene encoding pseudaminic acid cytidylyltransferase, which produces MSCVALIPARGGSKRIARKNLKAFDGVPMLARSIDKALSCGLFRQVVVSTDDPEIAELALACGAEVPFIRPPALADDFTGTAAVIVHALQALREQGREYEYACCIYATAPLLQARYLRQGLEMLMRRPDKGFAFSVCGFGFPVQRALILDEQGALDALYPQFRQSRSQDLPAAYQDAAQFYWGRSQAWLQGEVLFSPRSLPVILPRHLVQDIDTEEDWRRAEYLYAALKAGGELE; this is translated from the coding sequence GTGAGTTGCGTGGCGTTGATTCCAGCCCGAGGCGGCAGCAAGCGTATTGCCCGCAAGAACCTCAAGGCCTTCGATGGCGTGCCGATGCTCGCGCGCTCCATCGACAAGGCGCTGAGCTGCGGGTTGTTCCGGCAGGTGGTGGTCAGTACCGATGACCCCGAGATCGCGGAGCTGGCGCTCGCCTGTGGGGCCGAGGTGCCCTTCATCCGGCCGCCGGCCCTGGCGGATGACTTCACTGGCACTGCGGCGGTGATTGTCCATGCCTTGCAGGCGTTGCGGGAACAGGGGCGGGAATACGAGTACGCCTGTTGCATCTATGCCACGGCGCCCTTGCTGCAGGCACGTTATCTGCGTCAGGGGCTGGAGATGTTGATGCGACGCCCGGACAAGGGATTCGCCTTTTCGGTGTGCGGTTTCGGCTTTCCCGTGCAGCGGGCGTTGATCCTCGATGAGCAAGGGGCGCTCGATGCGCTGTATCCGCAGTTTCGTCAAAGCCGCTCCCAGGATCTGCCCGCGGCCTATCAGGATGCGGCGCAGTTCTATTGGGGCCGGAGCCAGGCCTGGCTGCAGGGCGAGGTGCTGTTCTCGCCTCGCAGCCTGCCGGTGATCCTGCCCCGGCATCTGGTGCAGGACATCGATACCGAAGAGGACTGGCGCCGCGCTGAATACCTGTATGCCGCGCTCAAGGCCGGGGGAGAGCTGGAGTGA
- the fliD gene encoding flagellar filament capping protein FliD: MASPILPGTGLGSGLDTGAIVKALVAADKAAKQGQIDRATTNNSASISGIGTLQSLLSTFQSTLSVTGLGSSVNPSFAGFAATSTDSKIVDATADNYAVAGKYTVEVTDLATSSKVASKAFAGGNTSAIPSGTLNITQNGINYPLTIGANATLQSVRDSINADSKMAMSGISANIVTDSFGSRLVIGSDKTGAGSDISVSGIAGLEVDGTQSMGTGAAASGNIGGVARDAVFSIDGMQLTSKTNTVTQAVSGLKLNLLAKTDKPITITVATNTEGLKTSIQKFVDAYNAVANGISTLTKPSLDDNGKLTVPAQLTGDALPRSILAAIREPLSQVGAGDKLTVLAQLGITTNQKTGALDFDDKKFTVAMTDKKLGGEVQKLFSGDGTNPGLLDRMTSAIKPFTQGVGSMTEGILTTRTKTLDITKKKLSDQQDALDRRVATLTAVLTKKYNDMDTLVGKLKATASNITSMFEALNAQKKG, from the coding sequence ATGGCAAGTCCAATTCTACCGGGTACCGGTCTGGGTTCCGGCCTCGATACCGGTGCTATCGTCAAGGCGTTGGTTGCGGCTGACAAAGCGGCCAAGCAGGGTCAGATCGACCGTGCAACTACCAACAACAGCGCGAGTATCTCCGGTATCGGAACCTTGCAATCGCTGTTGTCGACTTTTCAGAGCACCCTGTCGGTCACAGGGCTCGGAAGCTCGGTCAATCCTTCCTTTGCCGGTTTTGCGGCGACCTCCACCGACAGTAAAATCGTGGATGCCACAGCCGACAACTATGCGGTGGCTGGCAAGTACACTGTTGAGGTGACCGATCTTGCAACTTCGTCAAAAGTGGCCAGTAAGGCTTTTGCCGGAGGAAATACCAGTGCCATTCCGAGTGGTACGTTGAACATCACTCAAAATGGCATTAACTATCCGCTGACAATCGGCGCGAATGCGACATTGCAGTCGGTGCGTGACTCGATCAATGCCGACTCCAAGATGGCCATGTCCGGAATCAGTGCCAACATTGTGACTGACTCGTTCGGTTCGCGTCTGGTGATCGGCTCTGACAAGACCGGTGCGGGCTCTGATATTTCTGTCAGTGGTATCGCTGGGTTGGAAGTTGATGGCACCCAGTCTATGGGGACTGGAGCCGCCGCTTCGGGCAACATTGGTGGGGTGGCCAGGGATGCGGTTTTTAGTATCGATGGCATGCAACTGACCAGCAAGACCAACACCGTCACTCAGGCTGTTTCCGGTCTCAAGCTCAACTTGTTGGCCAAGACCGATAAGCCGATCACTATCACCGTTGCGACCAATACTGAAGGTCTGAAGACTTCAATTCAGAAGTTTGTCGATGCCTATAACGCTGTGGCCAATGGTATTTCGACCCTGACTAAGCCCTCTTTGGATGACAATGGCAAGCTGACGGTCCCGGCTCAGTTGACCGGTGACGCTCTGCCTCGTTCGATTCTGGCGGCCATTCGTGAGCCGTTGTCACAGGTTGGGGCGGGCGACAAGCTCACCGTCCTGGCGCAGTTGGGGATTACCACCAACCAGAAGACTGGTGCGCTGGATTTCGACGATAAAAAATTCACTGTCGCCATGACCGATAAGAAGCTTGGTGGCGAAGTGCAGAAGCTGTTTTCGGGCGACGGCACCAATCCGGGGTTGCTCGATCGCATGACTTCCGCTATCAAGCCGTTCACTCAGGGTGTAGGCAGCATGACCGAGGGGATTCTGACCACTCGGACCAAGACTCTGGATATCACCAAGAAAAAGCTCAGCGATCAACAGGATGCTTTGGATCGTCGAGTGGCAACACTGACGGCAGTACTGACCAAGAAGTACAACGACATGGATACTCTGGTGGGCAAGTTGAAGGCCACCGCCAGTAACATCACGTCGATGTTCGAAGCGTTGAACGCACAAAAGAAAGGTTAA
- a CDS encoding motility associated factor glycosyltransferase family protein has translation MSDSLEHNAQVLRERWPALLERLLAEDSAVLQADLVEGLGSTLSVAGIQLTSRHDRTREARTQAASLPEAPVLHLYGCGLGDLQLALLERPGLTRLYVHILNGALFKLVLQLLDQQFWLADPRVELLYAGDLSEIQLPFFALPSELVLADDYSAKIRDRLVSETHVTFNNRLFTEEAGVAERLAAVEPWVRADADVAELFGRDSGREVFVIATGPSLEQHFAALRALRERPQRPLLICVDTAYQPLQRHGIQPDVVVSIDQRISSRHLPAQDSASTTLVYMPLADPRVLEGWQGPRYVAYSASPVFASLRQRWPKAQLHAGGSVIHPAVDLAVKMGGRRITLFGADFAFPMDRTHAGWQDGDLGPQLKAAKHWVLDGNGQRVKTQLNFRSYLCELERYIQSQPEVRFFNTSRSGAMIAGTTFHEDFVQ, from the coding sequence ATGAGCGATAGCTTGGAACACAATGCCCAGGTACTGAGGGAGCGCTGGCCGGCGCTGCTGGAGCGGCTGTTGGCTGAGGACAGTGCCGTATTGCAGGCGGATCTGGTGGAAGGCCTGGGGTCGACCCTGAGCGTCGCCGGTATCCAGCTCACCAGCCGTCATGATCGCACTCGCGAGGCTCGTACTCAGGCGGCCAGTCTGCCCGAGGCGCCTGTCCTGCATCTGTATGGCTGCGGCCTGGGGGATCTGCAACTGGCGTTGCTTGAGCGACCGGGGCTGACGCGACTTTACGTGCATATTCTCAACGGCGCGCTGTTCAAGCTGGTGCTGCAGTTGCTCGATCAGCAGTTCTGGTTGGCCGATCCGCGGGTCGAGCTGCTCTACGCCGGCGACCTGTCGGAGATTCAGCTGCCATTCTTTGCCCTGCCGTCCGAGTTGGTGCTGGCCGATGATTACAGCGCGAAGATTCGCGACCGATTGGTCAGTGAGACTCATGTGACGTTCAACAACCGCCTGTTCACCGAGGAGGCGGGTGTCGCCGAGCGCCTGGCTGCCGTCGAGCCGTGGGTGCGGGCTGATGCCGATGTCGCCGAGTTGTTTGGCCGCGATAGCGGGCGCGAGGTTTTTGTGATCGCGACCGGTCCGAGCCTGGAGCAGCATTTTGCAGCCTTGCGGGCATTGCGCGAACGGCCGCAACGACCGTTGCTGATCTGTGTCGACACCGCGTATCAGCCCCTGCAGCGCCACGGCATTCAGCCGGATGTGGTGGTGAGTATCGATCAGCGTATTTCCAGCCGGCATCTTCCGGCTCAGGACAGTGCCAGCACGACCCTCGTGTACATGCCTCTGGCGGATCCGCGGGTGCTTGAAGGCTGGCAGGGGCCACGTTACGTCGCTTACTCGGCCAGCCCGGTCTTTGCGTCTTTGCGTCAGCGATGGCCTAAGGCGCAGTTGCATGCCGGAGGCAGCGTGATCCATCCCGCGGTGGACCTGGCGGTGAAGATGGGAGGGCGGCGGATCACGTTGTTCGGTGCGGATTTTGCCTTTCCGATGGATCGAACCCATGCCGGCTGGCAGGACGGCGACCTGGGGCCGCAACTCAAGGCCGCCAAGCATTGGGTGCTGGACGGCAACGGGCAGCGAGTCAAGACCCAGCTCAATTTCCGCAGCTACCTGTGCGAGTTGGAGCGCTACATCCAGAGTCAGCCCGAGGTCAGGTTTTTCAATACCAGTCGCAGCGGCGCCATGATCGCGGGCACCACCTTCCATGAGGATTTTGTCCAATGA
- the pseG gene encoding UDP-2,4-diacetamido-2,4,6-trideoxy-beta-L-altropyranose hydrolase, with translation MRLLIRADASPAIGSGHVARCLTLAQELRRQGASVAFACRRLPGHRLEALQAEGFQTFELPDRYADEHPELGIETPLPWQADIAALQQALATQAAFDWVLVDHYGLDHQWQSAARQWAPRIAAIDDLANRRHAVDLLLDQNFSGSAQAYAGLHDERCRTLFGPHFALLREEFRRPAVPIRPQPRRMLVNFGGFDAAGQTHKAMLALADFHQLQVDFVAGSGNPDWQAMQALAAERPHWRLHSYVKNFAALLAEADLCLGAGGGTSWERAVLGVPTLCITVAGNQELNARLLAETGAHLYLGPCEQVSVEQVRQAVSLLLDNPWLRQSLARRARELVDGRGVQRVAAALFTAALRLRPATLDDARLLFDGRNAELVRCWSQQPGTLEWPDHLRWLEACLKDPQRLLLIAQVPEGPVGVLRYDRQGVQAEVSIYLFAERLGLGWGAALLEQGEACLMRHWPDVQRLGARVLAENQVSLALFRRAGYRQAPCEFTRVLKESLDD, from the coding sequence GTGAGGCTGCTGATCCGCGCCGACGCCTCGCCGGCCATCGGCAGTGGCCATGTGGCTCGCTGCCTGACCCTGGCCCAGGAGCTGCGCCGCCAGGGCGCCAGCGTGGCATTCGCCTGTCGGCGTCTGCCCGGGCATCGCCTGGAGGCGCTGCAGGCCGAGGGGTTCCAGACCTTTGAATTGCCGGATCGCTATGCCGACGAGCATCCCGAACTGGGGATCGAGACGCCCTTGCCCTGGCAGGCGGACATCGCCGCATTGCAGCAGGCGCTGGCCACTCAAGCAGCCTTCGATTGGGTGCTGGTGGACCATTACGGCCTTGATCATCAATGGCAGAGTGCGGCTCGGCAGTGGGCGCCGAGGATCGCCGCCATCGACGATCTGGCCAACCGCAGGCATGCCGTGGACCTGTTGCTGGACCAGAATTTCAGCGGCAGCGCCCAGGCCTATGCCGGGTTGCATGACGAGCGCTGCCGGACCCTGTTCGGCCCGCATTTCGCCTTGCTGCGCGAAGAGTTCCGACGTCCCGCGGTCCCGATTCGTCCCCAGCCGCGGCGGATGCTGGTGAACTTCGGTGGCTTCGATGCCGCCGGTCAGACCCATAAGGCGATGTTGGCGCTGGCGGATTTCCATCAGTTGCAGGTGGATTTCGTCGCCGGCAGCGGCAACCCGGACTGGCAGGCCATGCAGGCCCTGGCCGCCGAGCGGCCGCACTGGCGCCTGCACAGCTATGTGAAGAATTTTGCCGCTCTGCTGGCCGAGGCCGATCTGTGCCTGGGCGCCGGGGGCGGTACCAGTTGGGAGCGCGCGGTGCTGGGTGTGCCCACGCTGTGCATCACCGTGGCCGGCAACCAGGAGCTCAATGCGCGCTTGCTGGCCGAAACCGGTGCCCACTTGTATCTGGGGCCTTGTGAGCAGGTCAGTGTGGAGCAGGTGCGTCAGGCGGTGAGCCTGCTGCTGGACAATCCATGGTTGCGTCAGAGCCTGGCCCGGCGGGCCCGTGAACTGGTGGATGGCCGTGGCGTGCAACGCGTGGCAGCGGCTTTGTTCACCGCCGCGCTGCGCTTGCGTCCGGCGACCCTGGATGATGCCCGCCTGCTGTTCGACGGGCGCAATGCCGAGCTTGTCCGGTGTTGGTCACAGCAGCCCGGGACGCTTGAGTGGCCGGACCATCTGCGCTGGCTGGAGGCTTGTCTGAAGGATCCGCAGCGTTTGTTGCTGATTGCGCAAGTGCCCGAGGGGCCGGTGGGGGTGCTGCGCTATGACCGCCAAGGCGTGCAGGCCGAGGTGTCGATCTACCTGTTTGCCGAGCGCCTGGGCCTGGGCTGGGGGGCTGCGTTGCTGGAGCAGGGCGAGGCATGCCTGATGCGCCATTGGCCCGATGTGCAACGCCTGGGGGCCCGTGTGTTGGCAGAAAACCAGGTTTCACTGGCGTTGTTTCGCCGCGCCGGCTACCGCCAGGCACCCTGCGAATTCACCCGTGTATTGAAGGAATCTCTGGATGACTAG
- a CDS encoding sigma-54 dependent transcriptional regulator yields the protein MWRETKILLIDDDSVRRRDLAVILNFLGEENLPCGSHDWQQAVGSLSSSREVICVLIGTVNAPGALLGLLKTLSTWDEFLPVLLMGENSSIDLPEDQRRRVLSTLEMPPSYSKLLDSLHRAQVYREMYDQARERGRHREPNLFRSLVGTSRAIQHVRQMMQQVADTDASVLILGESGTGKEVVARNLHYHSKRRDAPFVPVNCGAIPAELLESELFGHEKGAFTGAITSRAGRFELANGGTLFLDEIGDMPLPMQVKLLRVLQERTFERVGSNKTQGVDVRIIAATHKNLESMIEVGTFREDLYYRLNVFPIEMAPLRERVEDIPLLMNELISRMEHEKRGSIRFNSAAIMSLCRHGWPGNVRELANLVERMAIMHPYGVIGVVELPKKFRYVDDEDEQLVDSLRSDLEERVAINGHAPDFAATAMLPPEGLDLKDYLGSLEQGLIQQALDDANGIVARAAERLRIRRTTLVEKMRKYGMSRREGDEQADD from the coding sequence ATGTGGCGTGAAACCAAAATTCTGCTGATCGATGACGATAGCGTGCGCCGCCGCGACCTGGCGGTGATTTTAAATTTTCTCGGCGAAGAAAATTTACCCTGCGGTAGCCATGACTGGCAGCAGGCTGTCGGCTCTTTGTCGTCAAGTCGTGAAGTAATTTGCGTCCTCATTGGGACCGTAAATGCTCCGGGCGCGCTTCTGGGTCTGCTAAAGACACTCTCAACCTGGGATGAGTTCCTTCCGGTTTTGCTAATGGGCGAAAATTCTTCCATTGATTTGCCGGAAGACCAGCGGCGTCGAGTGCTTTCCACCCTGGAAATGCCGCCCAGCTACAGCAAGTTGCTTGATTCCCTGCACCGCGCCCAGGTCTATCGTGAAATGTACGATCAGGCCCGCGAGCGCGGCCGTCATCGCGAGCCCAACCTGTTCCGTAGCCTGGTAGGCACCAGTCGCGCAATCCAGCACGTGCGGCAGATGATGCAGCAGGTCGCGGATACCGACGCCAGTGTGTTGATCCTTGGGGAGTCGGGAACCGGCAAGGAAGTGGTGGCGCGCAATCTGCACTATCACTCCAAGCGCCGTGATGCGCCTTTCGTTCCGGTCAATTGCGGAGCCATCCCTGCCGAGCTGTTGGAAAGCGAATTGTTCGGTCACGAGAAGGGGGCTTTCACCGGGGCCATTACCAGTCGCGCCGGTCGCTTCGAATTGGCCAATGGCGGCACTCTGTTCCTCGATGAAATTGGCGATATGCCATTGCCGATGCAGGTCAAGCTGCTGCGGGTGCTGCAGGAGCGGACCTTCGAGCGTGTGGGGAGCAACAAGACCCAGGGTGTCGATGTGCGGATCATTGCCGCCACCCACAAAAACCTGGAAAGCATGATCGAGGTCGGGACCTTCCGTGAGGATTTGTACTACCGCCTCAACGTGTTCCCTATCGAGATGGCGCCGCTGCGCGAGCGGGTGGAAGATATTCCGCTGCTGATGAATGAATTGATTTCGCGCATGGAGCACGAGAAGCGCGGTTCGATTCGTTTCAATTCCGCCGCCATCATGTCGCTGTGCAGGCATGGCTGGCCGGGCAACGTCCGAGAGCTGGCCAACCTGGTGGAGCGCATGGCGATCATGCATCCATACGGGGTGATCGGTGTGGTCGAGCTGCCCAAGAAGTTCCGCTACGTCGATGATGAAGACGAGCAGCTGGTGGATAGCTTGCGTAGCGATCTGGAAGAGCGGGTAGCGATCAATGGTCATGCCCCGGACTTCGCCGCCACCGCCATGTTGCCGCCGGAAGGCCTGGACCTGAAGGATTACCTCGGTAGCCTGGAGCAGGGGTTGATCCAGCAAGCCCTGGACGACGCCAATGGCATCGTGGCGCGTGCCGCCGAGCGTCTGCGCATCCGTCGCACGACGCTGGTGGAGAAGATGCGCAAGTACGGCATGAGCCGTCGTGAAGGTGATGAACAGGCGGATGATTGA
- the pseI gene encoding pseudaminic acid synthase, which translates to MTSFKIGSRSVGAGAAPLIIAEMSGNHNQSLEVALQIVEAAARAGAHALKLQTYTADTMTLDLDQGEFFIKDPDSLWAGSSLYDLYQRAHTPWEWHAPIFARARELGMLAFSTPFDESAVDFLESLDVPAYKIASFENTDLPLIRRVAATGKPLIISTGMASIAELDESVRAARQAGCRDLVLLKCTSTYPASPANSNLLTIPHLRELFGCEVGLSDHSMGVGVSVAAVALGATVIEKHFTLDRSAGGVDASFSLEPGELASLVVETERAWQAMGQVRYGATQAEKQSLMYRRSLYVTRDMQAGELFSADNLRAIRPGLGLAPKHYDALLGRRARKVLKRGTALDWAFVE; encoded by the coding sequence ATGACTAGTTTCAAGATCGGCTCGCGCTCTGTAGGCGCCGGTGCGGCGCCGCTGATCATCGCCGAGATGAGCGGCAACCATAATCAGTCGCTGGAGGTGGCCCTGCAGATCGTCGAGGCCGCGGCCCGGGCCGGTGCCCATGCCCTGAAGTTGCAGACCTACACCGCCGATACCATGACCCTGGATCTGGATCAGGGCGAGTTCTTCATCAAGGACCCGGACAGTCTCTGGGCCGGTTCATCCCTCTATGACCTTTATCAACGCGCCCATACGCCCTGGGAGTGGCACGCGCCGATCTTCGCCCGGGCGCGGGAGCTGGGCATGCTGGCGTTTTCCACTCCGTTCGACGAGAGCGCGGTGGATTTTCTCGAGAGCCTCGACGTCCCGGCCTACAAGATCGCCAGTTTTGAAAACACCGACCTGCCCTTGATTCGTCGGGTCGCCGCCACCGGCAAGCCGCTGATCATCTCCACCGGCATGGCCAGCATCGCCGAGCTGGACGAAAGTGTCCGGGCCGCGCGCCAGGCCGGTTGCCGGGATCTGGTGCTGCTCAAGTGCACCAGCACCTATCCGGCATCACCGGCCAACAGCAACCTGCTGACCATTCCCCACCTGCGGGAGCTGTTCGGCTGTGAAGTGGGGCTGTCCGACCACAGCATGGGGGTTGGCGTATCGGTGGCGGCGGTGGCCCTGGGAGCGACGGTGATCGAAAAGCACTTCACCCTGGACCGTTCGGCCGGTGGGGTCGACGCCAGTTTTTCCCTGGAGCCGGGGGAGTTGGCCAGTCTGGTGGTAGAGACCGAGCGTGCCTGGCAAGCCATGGGGCAGGTGCGCTATGGCGCTACCCAGGCGGAAAAGCAGTCGCTGATGTACCGCCGGTCGCTGTATGTCACCCGGGACATGCAGGCCGGAGAGCTGTTCAGCGCCGACAACCTGCGGGCGATCCGTCCCGGGCTGGGGCTGGCTCCCAAGCACTACGACGCGCTGCTCGGCCGCCGCGCGCGGAAGGTACTCAAGCGCGGCACCGCACTGGACTGGGCATTCGTCGAATAG
- the fliS gene encoding flagellar export chaperone FliS, producing the protein MNPMLALRQYQKVGAQAQTSEASPHRLVQMLMEGGLDRIAQAKGAMERKDIANKGVFISKAIGIIGGLREGLDLENSMDTLGDLDSLYTYMMKRLTEANIKTDPKILDEVAGLLRTVKEGWDAIAAPGPQF; encoded by the coding sequence ATGAATCCGATGTTAGCCCTTCGGCAGTATCAGAAGGTCGGTGCGCAGGCGCAGACCTCCGAAGCCAGTCCACATCGTCTGGTGCAGATGTTGATGGAAGGCGGCCTGGATCGTATCGCTCAGGCCAAGGGTGCGATGGAGCGCAAGGATATCGCCAACAAGGGCGTGTTCATCAGCAAGGCCATTGGCATTATCGGTGGCTTGCGTGAGGGCCTGGACCTGGAAAACTCCATGGATACTCTGGGGGATCTGGACAGTCTTTATACCTACATGATGAAGCGTCTGACTGAAGCCAATATCAAGACTGATCCGAAGATCCTTGATGAGGTTGCTGGTCTGCTGCGTACGGTCAAAGAGGGCTGGGATGCCATCGCTGCGCCGGGTCCGCAGTTCTGA
- a CDS encoding flagellar protein FlaG, which translates to MDMSVKLNLSYPTAKPVTPVADKPVEKPREVVPAVVETASHDGKKDAQAEQDKLKMAVQEIEKFVQSVKRNLEFSIDEPSGQVVVKVIASDSGEVVRQIPNEEVLRLANSLNDASSLLFSAKV; encoded by the coding sequence ATGGATATGAGCGTGAAGCTGAACTTGTCTTATCCAACGGCCAAGCCGGTAACGCCAGTTGCTGACAAGCCCGTGGAGAAGCCTCGAGAGGTGGTGCCTGCTGTGGTTGAAACTGCTAGCCATGACGGCAAGAAAGATGCGCAGGCTGAGCAAGATAAGTTGAAGATGGCCGTTCAGGAAATCGAGAAATTCGTCCAGTCGGTCAAGCGTAACCTGGAGTTCTCGATCGACGAGCCCTCCGGTCAGGTTGTGGTCAAGGTCATTGCCAGTGATTCGGGTGAGGTGGTTCGTCAGATCCCCAACGAGGAAGTGCTGAGATTGGCCAATAGCTTGAATGACGCCAGCAGTCTGCTGTTTAGCGCGAAAGTCTGA
- a CDS encoding flagellin domain-containing protein, protein MALTVNTNVTSLNVQKNLNRASDALSTSMTRLSSGLKINSAKDDAAGLQIATRMTSQIRGQTMAIKNANDGISIAQTAEGAMQESTNILQRMRELAVQSRNDSNGTQDRVALNKEFAQMSDELTRIAKSTNLNGKNLIDGTAGTMTFQVGSNTGATNQITITLASGFDAATLSVGSATIAITGTDSTTAEASTKAAMDAIDKALQTINSSRADLGAAQNRLTSTISNLQNINENASAALGRVQDTDFAAETAQLTKQQTLQQASTAVLAQANQLPSAVLKLLQ, encoded by the coding sequence ATGGCTTTAACAGTAAACACTAACGTCACGTCGTTGAACGTTCAGAAGAACCTGAACCGCGCTTCCGACGCTCTGTCGACTTCGATGACTCGCCTGTCTTCCGGCCTGAAAATCAACAGTGCAAAAGACGACGCCGCCGGCCTGCAGATCGCTACCCGTATGACCTCGCAGATCCGTGGTCAGACCATGGCAATCAAAAACGCCAACGACGGTATCTCCATCGCCCAGACCGCTGAAGGCGCGATGCAAGAGTCCACCAACATCCTGCAGCGTATGCGTGAACTGGCAGTTCAGTCGCGAAACGACTCCAACGGTACTCAAGACCGTGTTGCTCTGAACAAAGAATTTGCTCAGATGTCGGACGAGCTGACTCGTATCGCCAAGTCGACCAACCTGAACGGCAAGAACCTGATCGACGGTACTGCTGGCACCATGACCTTCCAGGTAGGTTCCAACACTGGCGCTACCAACCAGATCACCATCACTTTGGCCAGCGGCTTCGACGCTGCAACCCTGAGCGTGGGTTCGGCGACCATCGCCATCACCGGTACTGACAGCACCACTGCTGAAGCCAGCACCAAAGCTGCAATGGACGCTATCGACAAGGCGCTGCAGACCATCAACTCCAGCCGTGCCGACCTCGGTGCTGCCCAGAACCGTCTGACCAGCACCATCTCCAACCTGCAGAACATCAACGAAAACGCCAGTGCTGCACTGGGTCGCGTACAAGATACCGACTTCGCTGCTGAAACTGCCCAGCTGACCAAGCAGCAGACTCTGCAACAAGCTTCGACCGCAGTTCTGGCCCAGGCCAACCAACTGCCGTCCGCTGTACTGAAACTGCTTCAGTAA